From Halanaerobium saccharolyticum subsp. saccharolyticum DSM 6643:
GCTGAAAAAAACTTAAACTAAATATAGATAATAAAACTAAAATAAAAATAAAAGGTAATAATATTGTAATATATGGAATCAACCACAGATTTGTAATTAAAGCTATATACGCATATTCATTAAAATAATAACTTGCTATTGGCAGTGAAGCCAGTTGGGCAGACAAAGAAACTGCTAAAACAGGAGAAATATAACTACTTAAAAGGGGTGTTAAATAGTATAAAGATATAACTAAAATATAAGAAAGTTGTAATGAAACGGTAAATAATGATAAAGGATCTAAAATCAAATTAATAATCAATGTTATAGAAATAATATTTAAAAAATCCCCTTCTCGATTAAACTCAGATGAAAAAAGAAATAGAAGCGCCAGCATTGCAGCTCTAATAATTGAAACTGCTGCCCCGACCAAGATGATATAATTTAATGTAAAAAAACTAAGTAAGTAGAGTGCATATCTTTTTTTAGAACAAATTTTAAATAATACAAATGAAAAACATAAAATAATTATTCCCATGTGCAAACCAGATATAGCAAGCAGATGACTTGCACCTGCATTTCTAAGTAAAATTTCTTGTTTATAACTTAGATACTCTTTTTCTCCCAGTAAAATAGATTTTATAAAAGCAGCATTTTCTTTATTAAACAAAGCATTTATATTGTTTAATAATTCTTTTTTAAATGAGATTATTTTATTTTTGATTGAATTACTTTTCTTGATTAACCTTAATTGTTTTGTATTCCAACCCTGTAAATAAACACCTTTATTTTTCAGGTATTTAGAATAATCAAAGCCGCCGGGATTAAGAGCAGCTTCAGGCTCTGACAATTCTAATTCTAGAAAAATTAAATCACCATCACTTAATTTTTTCAGTTTTTCAGAAGTAATTAAAATTTTTCCATACTTGACCTGCTGTTTATTAATAATATATGGTTTTAAATAGATTTTATTACTTTCTAAGTCACCAATATCAAATAATATTTGAGCAAGCACTTTGCATGAACCACAATCAGAAAAATTTATGATAGAAAATTTACTTTGATATTTATATTCTTGATAAGCATATAAAATAGACCCTAGAATAAAGCAAATAATTATTAATAAAATAAAAATTGATTTCTTAGAAAAATTGAATTCATAAAATAAATATAAAAGTAAATAGATAAACTCAATTATTATCATTATTTTTAAAATATTAAGATGCTCATAAATTATCAAAAAATAACTACTAAATAATCCCGCTGCTAAAGCAATAGCCATCATAAAAGCTGGACGTCTTGTAATTTTCATTTTATAATTATCTCATCTTTAATGTTCTCAAGTGTTTTTTCTCCTATTCCACTTACATTTAGCAAATCTTCTTTTTTGATAAAAAATTTGATTTTATTTCTATACTTTATTATTGCTGCAGCTTTTGAAGGACCAATACCGCTTAATGTTTCAAGCTTTGTCTGATCTGCTTGATTGATATTTATCAACTGATTATTTGATGAACTAGAGTTATTATTTAATATTTTATCACTGCTTTGAGATCCAGACTCACCTACAGAATTTAATTCTATATTTTTTTCTACAATTAATGGGATAACAACTTTCTGTCCATCATAAAGTTTTTCTGCAAGATTAATTTTTTCTAAATCCGCCTGATTTTTTAAACCACCAGCCGCCTTAATTAAGTCTATTAGTCTTTCTTTATTATTTAATTTATAGACTCCTGGATTTATAACTCCCCCACTTAAATGGATAATTATTTGGTCATTATTTTCTTTTTCTGATTTATTCTCTACCTTTTTATTCTCTAATGAGTTGAAATTAGAAGCAACATTTAAAAGTTCTTCATCTTTTTTATCTTGATTATAATAGCTTAAAAATAATAGGGCCAGAATAATAACAAAAATCATAAAATTTTTAGGATTAATTTTAAACATTAAAACACCTCCTAAACTATTATTCAAGATAAATTTTATATTTCCTGTAATTTTTTTACAATTAATGCAAAAAAATAT
This genomic window contains:
- a CDS encoding DNA internalization-related competence protein ComEC/Rec2; this translates as MKITRRPAFMMAIALAAGLFSSYFLIIYEHLNILKIMIIIEFIYLLLYLFYEFNFSKKSIFILLIIICFILGSILYAYQEYKYQSKFSIINFSDCGSCKVLAQILFDIGDLESNKIYLKPYIINKQQVKYGKILITSEKLKKLSDGDLIFLELELSEPEAALNPGGFDYSKYLKNKGVYLQGWNTKQLRLIKKSNSIKNKIISFKKELLNNINALFNKENAAFIKSILLGEKEYLSYKQEILLRNAGASHLLAISGLHMGIIILCFSFVLFKICSKKRYALYLLSFFTLNYIILVGAAVSIIRAAMLALLFLFSSEFNREGDFLNIISITLIINLILDPLSLFTVSLQLSYILVISLYYLTPLLSSYISPVLAVSLSAQLASLPIASYYFNEYAYIALITNLWLIPYITILLPFIFILVLLSIFSLSFFQPLALIIKIGLNFLFKGLEFMTLIQNKPLVIAKPELVIIIFYYLFLFSLPYLYQKRYIYIKAKNYLFWKKIIPVFLVIIIISFFIKPVSNELEVNFIAVGQGDGIFIKFPNGKNMLVDTGPPGNDGRNVEYNIISFLNNQGISSLDYLMISHFDADHAGGMPHLFQRKDIKKILIPSFKEKTELHNILEKEIKKNKIKFNFLSSGMTFNIADCRIDILNPDDNNLNEDRNENSIVFLLTHKENTFLFTGDLSKKGEVRIINKYNLAEVDVLKAGHHGSKTSSGEMFLNKIKPKIIVISVGRNNFGHPSAEVIERYNKKSIKYFRTDKSGMIKFISDGNKILVNTFR
- a CDS encoding helix-hairpin-helix domain-containing protein; this translates as MFKINPKNFMIFVIILALLFLSYYNQDKKDEELLNVASNFNSLENKKVENKSEKENNDQIIIHLSGGVINPGVYKLNNKERLIDLIKAAGGLKNQADLEKINLAEKLYDGQKVVIPLIVEKNIELNSVGESGSQSSDKILNNNSSSSNNQLININQADQTKLETLSGIGPSKAAAIIKYRNKIKFFIKKEDLLNVSGIGEKTLENIKDEIIIK